In a single window of the Desulfovibrio sp. ZJ209 genome:
- a CDS encoding tyrosine recombinase XerC: MKRAAAPRAFGAGPGDAAPSAEALRHVADFLSWLSVERGAPETTRRAYAADLDQLARALAARGVDVGKPAAVTHRDIQAWVGALYRAGLAKSSMARKLAAARSFFRYLQRQGLVAANVAAQVHNPRQERRQPRILNVEEAAALLSADPRGPAASPTPQEATLRLRDLALAELLYGSGLRISEALGLDVDDLQLAAGMARVMGKGGRERMAPLSDASREALAAWLAERPYLAPAASPALFVGARGGRLDRREASRRIARLCREAGLDVTVSPHALRHSFATHLLDAGADLRSVQELLGHRRLATTQRYTQVSLERLMRVYDAAHPRAKKD, encoded by the coding sequence ATGAAGCGCGCCGCCGCTCCGCGCGCTTTTGGGGCTGGCCCCGGCGACGCCGCGCCTTCGGCCGAGGCCCTGCGACACGTTGCGGATTTTCTCAGCTGGCTCAGTGTGGAGCGCGGCGCCCCCGAGACCACGCGCAGGGCCTATGCGGCAGACCTCGACCAGCTCGCCCGCGCCCTGGCCGCCCGCGGCGTGGATGTGGGAAAGCCCGCAGCCGTCACTCACCGGGACATACAGGCCTGGGTGGGCGCCCTCTACCGCGCGGGGCTCGCCAAAAGCTCCATGGCCCGCAAGCTCGCGGCGGCCCGCAGCTTCTTCCGCTATCTGCAAAGGCAGGGCCTCGTCGCGGCCAATGTGGCGGCGCAGGTGCACAATCCCCGGCAGGAGCGGCGGCAGCCGCGCATCCTCAATGTGGAGGAGGCGGCCGCGCTTTTGAGCGCCGACCCGAGAGGCCCGGCCGCCTCTCCCACCCCGCAGGAGGCCACCTTGCGCCTGCGCGACCTCGCGCTGGCCGAGCTCCTCTACGGTTCGGGCCTGCGCATTTCCGAGGCGCTGGGCCTCGATGTGGACGACCTCCAGCTGGCCGCCGGCATGGCGCGCGTCATGGGCAAGGGCGGCCGCGAGCGCATGGCGCCCCTCTCTGACGCCTCGCGCGAGGCGCTTGCCGCATGGCTCGCGGAGCGCCCCTATCTGGCCCCCGCGGCCTCGCCGGCGCTTTTCGTGGGCGCGCGGGGCGGGCGCCTCGACCGCCGCGAGGCCAGCCGCCGTATCGCCCGGCTCTGCCGCGAGGCCGGCCTCGATGTGACCGTCTCGCCGCATGCCCTGCGCCATTCCTTCGCCACCCACCTGCTCGACGCCGGGGCCGACCTGCGCAGCGTGCAGGAACTGCTCGGCCACCGGCGCCTCGCCACCACCCAACGCTACACCCAGGTGAGCCTCGAGCGGCTCATGCGCGTCTATGATGCCGCGCACCCGCGCGCGAAAAAGGACTGA
- a CDS encoding manganese-dependent inorganic pyrophosphatase: MSALVIGHMNPDTDSIVSAIAAADLYAKRGIDVTAAAQAAPTPETAFVLEKFGLPAPKIVNDVAGQDLFLVDFSDLAQAPAGMDSATVLGIVDHHKLGDVTTSSPIEAWIWPVGCTCTVIKNMYDFYGVELSRNVAGAMLSAILSDTVIFKSPTCTEADRKAVAELAEIAGVADVTALGMEMFKVKSAVDGTPIRDLVFRDYKDFDMNGNKVGIGQLEVVDLSILEAVKDGLREELARVKGEGRHSVFLLLTDIMKEGSELLIVSDDPAVVESAFGVKVDGDTVWLPGVMSRKKQVVPNFEKAFK, from the coding sequence ATGTCCGCACTCGTCATTGGTCACATGAATCCCGACACCGACAGCATCGTTTCCGCCATTGCTGCCGCCGACCTCTACGCCAAGCGCGGCATCGACGTGACCGCCGCCGCCCAGGCCGCCCCCACCCCGGAGACGGCCTTCGTGCTCGAGAAATTCGGGCTCCCCGCGCCGAAAATCGTCAACGACGTGGCCGGCCAGGACCTCTTCCTCGTGGACTTTTCCGACCTCGCCCAGGCCCCTGCGGGCATGGACTCCGCCACGGTGCTCGGCATCGTCGACCACCACAAGCTCGGCGACGTGACCACCTCAAGCCCCATCGAGGCGTGGATCTGGCCCGTGGGCTGCACCTGCACGGTCATCAAGAACATGTATGACTTCTACGGGGTGGAGCTCTCGCGCAATGTGGCCGGCGCCATGCTCAGCGCCATTCTTTCCGATACCGTCATTTTCAAGTCGCCCACCTGCACCGAGGCCGACCGCAAGGCCGTGGCCGAGCTCGCCGAGATCGCCGGCGTGGCCGACGTGACGGCCCTCGGCATGGAGATGTTCAAGGTCAAGAGCGCCGTGGACGGCACGCCCATCCGCGATCTCGTATTCCGCGACTACAAGGATTTTGACATGAACGGCAACAAGGTCGGCATCGGCCAGCTCGAGGTGGTGGATCTCTCCATCCTCGAGGCGGTCAAGGACGGCCTGCGCGAAGAGCTCGCCCGCGTCAAGGGCGAGGGGCGCCACAGCGTTTTCCTGCTTTTGACCGACATCATGAAGGAAGGCTCGGAACTGCTCATCGTTTCCGACGACCCCGCCGTGGTGGAATCCGCCTTCGGCGTCAAGGTGGACGGCGACACCGTGTGGCTGCCCGGCGTCATGAGCCGCAAGAAGCAGGTGGTGCCCAACTTTGAAAAGGCCTTCAAGTAA
- a CDS encoding glycosyltransferase — MSLRPNPPASGAPHALVLLYGSDPRESLAALAEKGSRPRVIVLHAPAGPATDAAEEALALGENLVGQGRLAGFALEGLEPVEDWREAANRILLPLARENSGARPPLLFLLSCAVRPEAGCLCALARRLAAEPALAGVSPLLLSPPGEGTPRRVRHMGSVFDSRRELHALYEGLPAAHPLAQKRRFFQAAPGDALMVRLDDFCGAGGFQASLDELAPLDLCFRLGHGRAAFSTEPGALAALHDIHAGLGTAACWNSLVQRGRIPPGTGRPDYARHVLADGLGYGCTPWLVEGPHLPASPAESDSWEDAWLAWRHGPEPASLLRLLARSAPEELAHLVDLCRAYPALLPHALPLYRAQARHMEAFAGAEALPHLKEDAARWLRGETRFRHRLLRPGMRALADAGLWACSLDKAASSYDAWMELREPGLRPPRMEQGAGWPEIAVLMPVWNPRPDHLAAALDSVLAQSYGRWQLCVADDASTDAAIPQLLRAYAAKDPRIRLVIREENGHISHATNSALDLADAPWAAFFDHDDLLAPTALEETAAVIAGRPEVRCIYTDEDKIDEDGVRRTPVFKPGFDGDLAAMGHLTTCATELVRAVGGLRPGFEGSQDFDLSLRMIERLEPRQVAHIPRVLYHWRIHAGSTSGSLASKPYVLEATRKALTESALRRGHAVEGAASSQNNFFKLVLGVPPGLTCSVVLLADGSAASRAPAPALLEALDALAAIMQVEVLWQPLTPMAAMARGWMEEALPLRRLPPAGPQWTDACQAAAHEARGRVLLFLHAGLTPVLDCRPEQMVIQALRPDLAMAGALVWRRGRLWNGGYAPDVTGLPFPLLRGSGPADLRNHCWGHFLLTRHALGVAWQCMAVRRKLLLEPAPFDASMGPLAAVDYSLRQEAAGRFTLVSPWGQWELPPDAESGPAAPGAEARFLARWGETVRRHPLRNPNLCAAPDHGWRLMLDGGGEPER, encoded by the coding sequence ATGTCCCTCCGGCCGAATCCGCCAGCCTCTGGCGCTCCCCACGCCCTCGTCCTGCTGTATGGCAGCGACCCGCGCGAAAGCCTCGCCGCCCTCGCGGAGAAGGGGTCGCGCCCCAGAGTCATCGTTCTCCACGCGCCGGCGGGGCCCGCCACCGATGCAGCGGAAGAGGCCCTCGCCCTGGGCGAAAACCTCGTGGGGCAGGGGCGCCTCGCGGGCTTTGCCTTGGAGGGGCTTGAACCCGTGGAGGACTGGCGCGAGGCCGCCAACCGCATCCTTCTCCCGCTCGCGCGTGAAAACTCGGGCGCGCGGCCGCCCCTCCTCTTCCTGCTGTCCTGTGCCGTGCGCCCCGAGGCCGGCTGCCTTTGCGCCCTCGCCCGGCGCCTTGCCGCCGAGCCAGCCCTTGCCGGCGTTTCGCCGCTGCTCCTCTCGCCGCCCGGGGAGGGCACGCCCCGGCGCGTGCGCCATATGGGGAGCGTGTTCGACAGCCGCCGGGAGCTGCATGCGCTGTATGAGGGCCTCCCGGCCGCCCACCCGCTCGCGCAGAAGCGGCGCTTCTTCCAGGCCGCCCCTGGCGACGCCCTCATGGTGCGCCTTGACGACTTTTGCGGCGCAGGCGGCTTCCAGGCGAGCCTCGACGAGCTCGCGCCGCTTGACCTCTGCTTCCGGCTGGGACACGGCCGCGCCGCATTCTCCACCGAGCCCGGTGCCCTGGCCGCGCTCCATGACATCCACGCCGGCCTCGGCACCGCCGCCTGCTGGAACAGCCTTGTCCAGCGCGGGCGCATCCCGCCGGGGACGGGGCGCCCCGACTATGCGCGCCATGTGCTCGCCGACGGCCTCGGCTACGGCTGTACGCCGTGGCTCGTGGAGGGGCCGCACCTTCCCGCAAGCCCGGCGGAAAGCGACTCTTGGGAGGACGCGTGGCTCGCGTGGCGCCACGGGCCTGAGCCGGCGAGCCTGCTGCGGCTTCTGGCGCGCTCCGCGCCCGAAGAGCTTGCGCATCTTGTGGACCTGTGCCGTGCCTACCCGGCCCTCCTGCCCCATGCCCTCCCCTTGTATAGGGCACAAGCCCGGCACATGGAGGCCTTTGCCGGGGCCGAAGCCCTGCCGCACCTCAAAGAGGATGCCGCCCGCTGGCTCCGCGGCGAGACGCGCTTCCGCCACCGCCTGCTCCGGCCGGGCATGCGCGCCCTGGCGGATGCGGGCCTTTGGGCCTGTTCGCTGGATAAGGCCGCATCGTCCTATGACGCCTGGATGGAATTGCGCGAGCCGGGGCTCCGGCCGCCCCGCATGGAGCAGGGAGCGGGCTGGCCGGAGATCGCGGTGCTCATGCCGGTGTGGAACCCGCGCCCAGACCACCTTGCGGCGGCGCTCGATTCCGTCCTCGCGCAGAGCTATGGCCGCTGGCAGCTCTGCGTGGCCGACGACGCCTCCACCGACGCGGCCATCCCGCAACTGCTCAGGGCCTATGCGGCCAAGGACCCGCGCATCCGGCTCGTCATCCGTGAGGAGAACGGCCACATCTCGCATGCCACCAACAGCGCGCTCGACCTCGCGGACGCCCCCTGGGCGGCCTTTTTCGACCATGACGACCTGCTCGCCCCCACGGCCCTTGAGGAGACGGCCGCGGTCATCGCTGGCCGCCCCGAAGTGCGCTGCATCTATACAGATGAGGACAAGATTGACGAGGACGGGGTGCGGCGGACCCCGGTCTTCAAGCCCGGTTTCGATGGCGACCTCGCCGCCATGGGACATCTCACCACCTGCGCGACGGAGCTGGTGCGCGCGGTGGGCGGCCTCAGGCCGGGCTTCGAGGGTTCACAGGATTTTGACCTCAGCCTGCGCATGATCGAGCGGCTCGAGCCCCGGCAGGTGGCGCACATCCCGCGCGTGCTCTACCACTGGCGCATCCATGCGGGAAGCACCTCGGGGAGCCTTGCCTCCAAGCCCTATGTGCTTGAGGCCACGCGCAAGGCGCTCACGGAAAGCGCGCTCAGGCGCGGCCATGCGGTGGAGGGCGCGGCCTCCAGCCAGAACAACTTTTTCAAGCTCGTCTTGGGAGTGCCTCCGGGGCTCACCTGCAGCGTCGTCCTGCTCGCCGACGGCTCCGCGGCCTCCCGCGCGCCCGCACCGGCCCTGCTGGAGGCGCTCGACGCGCTTGCCGCGATCATGCAGGTGGAAGTGCTCTGGCAACCGCTCACGCCCATGGCCGCCATGGCCCGGGGATGGATGGAGGAAGCGCTGCCCCTCCGCCGCCTTCCTCCTGCTGGCCCGCAGTGGACAGACGCCTGCCAGGCTGCCGCGCACGAAGCGCGAGGCCGGGTGCTGCTCTTTCTCCATGCCGGCCTCACGCCGGTGCTGGACTGCCGCCCGGAGCAGATGGTCATCCAGGCCCTGCGGCCGGACCTCGCCATGGCAGGCGCCCTTGTGTGGCGGCGCGGGCGGCTCTGGAACGGCGGCTATGCCCCGGATGTGACGGGCCTGCCCTTCCCGCTCCTGCGGGGCTCCGGCCCGGCGGACCTGCGCAACCATTGCTGGGGGCACTTCCTGCTCACGCGGCATGCGCTGGGCGTCGCCTGGCAGTGCATGGCCGTGCGCCGCAAGCTCCTGCTGGAGCCGGCGCCCTTCGACGCCAGCATGGGGCCCCTTGCGGCGGTGGACTACAGCCTGCGCCAGGAAGCGGCGGGCCGTTTCACGCTCGTTTCGCCGTGGGGGCAGTGGGAATTGCCGCCGGATGCGGAAAGCGGGCCCGCCGCCCCTGGGGCGGAAGCCCGCTTCCTCGCCCGCTGGGGCGAAACCGTGCGCAGGCACCCCCTGCGCAACCCGAATCTGTGCGCCGCGCCGGACCACGGCTGGCGCCTCATGCTCGACGGCGGCGGAGAGCCCGAACGCTGA
- the greA gene encoding transcription elongation factor GreA, producing MTSIPISVQGYKRLEDELARLKSERPAIIQAIKEAREEGDLRENAGYDAARERQGMAEARIKYIESRLALYQVIDLDTLSGDKVIFGATVEVEDADSGESRTFTILGPDEADPASGSISFLSPVGQALLGKEVGDEVSVDIPRGRVTYEVVDISFKGSKALA from the coding sequence ATGACGAGCATTCCCATTTCCGTACAGGGCTACAAGCGGCTTGAGGACGAGCTCGCCCGCCTGAAGAGCGAGCGCCCGGCCATCATCCAGGCCATCAAGGAGGCCCGCGAAGAGGGCGACCTGCGCGAGAACGCGGGCTATGACGCCGCCCGCGAGCGCCAGGGCATGGCCGAGGCGCGCATCAAGTATATCGAGTCGCGCCTGGCGCTCTACCAGGTCATCGACCTCGACACGCTCTCGGGCGACAAGGTGATCTTCGGCGCCACCGTGGAGGTGGAGGACGCGGACAGCGGCGAATCCCGCACCTTCACCATCCTCGGGCCCGACGAGGCGGACCCGGCCTCGGGCTCCATCTCCTTCCTCTCGCCGGTGGGGCAGGCCCTGCTCGGCAAGGAAGTGGGCGACGAGGTGAGCGTGGACATCCCGCGCGGGCGCGTCACCTATGAGGTGGTGGATATTTCGTTCAAGGGCAGCAAGGCACTCGCCTGA
- a CDS encoding lysylphosphatidylglycerol synthase domain-containing protein encodes MKKYLRYLGPVLVTGIFVLAVYLLYHKLKAYSIAQIRQSIEQISYGRIGASLLLMVINYMILVGYDWLALKAIHKKLPLPRVGLVSFVGQAVSYNFGALLGGTSVRYRFYSAWGFSLTDIVRLVLMLAVTFWVGALGTCGIIFLVAPPYIPEELLTNMPIKDVRILGLILTLLACSYLVLCFTVRKPVHIFGKEFVFPSPRIAVAQCIVAGVDIVAASACMYVLLPGDIGINFLDFLPSYLMAQVAVVLTHIPGGVGIFELVILELSHTSHTQAVFAAVLLFRLIYYIIPLLAAALLLAAYEARQRRSMLREAGRWLATLSHSISAYLVFVGGLILLVSATLPTAPRTVAMITQWLPMSVIGAGHFVCALSGAALLFVAYGLERRQTRAFRMAVALLGLGITGALLKGLSWETALMAAVILFAVCLAHRRFYRRSFFWEEPIPFYWLFGALAALGVAFLLAWFLYHPAWDRATTWGFERPFNASRTLRAFIGIVALLMVSWAWRLFLRQRQKRRKASA; translated from the coding sequence ATGAAAAAGTATCTGCGCTATTTGGGGCCCGTGCTCGTGACCGGCATCTTTGTGCTGGCCGTCTACCTGCTCTACCACAAGCTCAAAGCCTACAGCATCGCCCAGATCCGCCAGAGCATCGAGCAGATCTCCTACGGGCGCATCGGCGCCTCGCTCCTGCTCATGGTCATCAACTACATGATCCTGGTGGGCTATGACTGGCTGGCGCTCAAGGCCATCCACAAAAAACTCCCGCTGCCGCGCGTGGGGCTCGTCTCTTTCGTGGGCCAGGCGGTGAGCTACAATTTCGGCGCGCTGCTCGGGGGCACCAGCGTGCGCTACCGCTTTTATTCCGCGTGGGGCTTTTCGCTCACGGACATCGTGCGCCTCGTGCTCATGCTGGCCGTCACCTTCTGGGTGGGGGCGCTCGGCACCTGCGGCATCATCTTTCTCGTGGCGCCACCTTACATCCCCGAAGAACTGCTCACCAACATGCCCATCAAGGATGTGCGCATCCTCGGGCTCATCCTGACCCTGCTCGCCTGTTCCTACCTCGTGCTCTGCTTCACCGTGCGCAAGCCGGTGCACATTTTCGGCAAGGAATTCGTCTTCCCCTCGCCGCGCATCGCCGTCGCCCAGTGCATCGTGGCCGGCGTGGACATCGTGGCGGCCTCGGCCTGCATGTATGTGCTGTTGCCGGGTGACATCGGCATCAACTTCCTCGATTTCCTGCCGAGCTACCTCATGGCGCAGGTGGCGGTGGTGCTCACGCATATCCCGGGCGGCGTGGGCATCTTCGAGCTCGTCATCCTCGAGCTCTCGCACACGAGCCACACCCAGGCCGTCTTTGCGGCGGTGCTGCTCTTCCGCCTCATTTACTATATCATCCCGCTGCTGGCCGCGGCGCTGCTGCTGGCCGCCTACGAGGCGCGCCAGCGCCGCTCCATGCTGCGCGAGGCCGGGCGCTGGCTCGCCACGCTCTCGCACTCCATCAGCGCCTATCTCGTGTTCGTGGGCGGCCTCATCCTGCTCGTTTCCGCCACCCTGCCCACGGCGCCGCGCACCGTGGCCATGATCACGCAGTGGCTGCCCATGAGCGTCATCGGCGCCGGGCACTTCGTCTGCGCGCTTTCGGGCGCGGCCCTGCTCTTCGTGGCCTACGGGCTGGAGCGCCGCCAGACCCGCGCCTTCCGCATGGCCGTGGCGCTGCTCGGCCTCGGCATCACAGGCGCGCTCCTGAAGGGCCTCTCGTGGGAAACGGCGCTCATGGCCGCGGTCATCCTGTTCGCCGTGTGCCTCGCGCACAGGCGCTTTTACCGCCGCTCCTTCTTCTGGGAGGAGCCCATCCCCTTCTACTGGCTCTTCGGGGCCCTGGCGGCGCTCGGCGTGGCCTTCCTGCTGGCCTGGTTCCTCTATCACCCGGCCTGGGACAGGGCCACAACCTGGGGCTTCGAGCGGCCTTTCAACGCCTCGCGCACCTTGCGCGCCTTCATCGGCATCGTGGCGCTGCTCATGGTCTCCTGGGCGTGGCGGCTCTTTTTGCGGCAGCGGCAAAAGCGCCGCAAGGCAAGCGCCTGA
- the pyrR gene encoding bifunctional pyr operon transcriptional regulator/uracil phosphoribosyltransferase PyrR produces MKDAITLLIAKDEMGRILERLAAQVLERHPGCEGLMLVGIQRRGVDLARRLASLLEARAGVRVPLGTLDINLYRDDWTSLEGKPLIGISHIPESPDGRVVLLVDDVLFSGRTVRAALEAILDYGRPRAVELAVLVDRGHRELPIHADYVGREITTERNWHVDVLLEERDGEDMVRLDIRD; encoded by the coding sequence ATGAAGGACGCAATAACACTCTTGATCGCAAAGGACGAGATGGGCCGCATCCTCGAGCGGCTCGCCGCGCAAGTGCTGGAGCGGCACCCCGGCTGCGAGGGCCTCATGCTCGTGGGCATCCAGCGGCGCGGCGTGGACCTCGCCCGGCGGCTCGCAAGCCTTTTGGAGGCACGCGCGGGAGTGCGCGTGCCGCTCGGCACGCTGGACATCAATCTCTACCGGGACGACTGGACGAGCCTTGAGGGCAAGCCCCTTATCGGCATCTCGCATATCCCGGAAAGCCCGGACGGCCGCGTGGTCCTGCTGGTGGATGATGTGCTCTTCAGCGGGCGCACCGTGCGCGCGGCCCTCGAGGCCATCCTCGACTACGGGCGCCCGCGCGCGGTGGAGCTGGCCGTGCTTGTGGACAGGGGCCACCGCGAGCTGCCCATCCATGCGGACTATGTGGGGCGCGAGATCACGACCGAGCGCAACTGGCATGTGGATGTGCTGCTTGAGGAGCGGGACGGGGAGGACATGGTGCGCCTCGACATCCGCGACTGA
- a CDS encoding NlpC/P60 family N-terminal domain-containing protein: protein MPSSRFSLLVLLLALCLLTACAGKRVPTRDGSLPSWMQTPQDLRAFPQDLEVFAREAGPDRRIVDAETQDAMNAAFDRIFFGPWDMAKTSIRKRDVAVFFRKARGFRADGSRWSQPEWDAMAAGAHLGTYPSRAAHAVTVRATDLRELPTHEPRFSEPTPDPKANPFDYFQYSLLPPGTPLLIAHATRDERWYYVECPVAGGWVDANDVALVDAGFKRLWRRGRHAALVRDRVALPGAPGAAPAAGGEAGIGAVFPLAAVRPDGGCDVLVPFRGADGMAASAEVSLPAGAAAPKPLALTPGNVARVGNVMMGQPYGWGGMFGERDCSALTRDLFTPFGIWLPRNSVAQARRGAVVPLEGLSAREKEARILADGVPFLSLVGMRGHIMLYVGAWKGRPAIFHNVWGVRVVEDGNDNARCVIGRAVVTSLTPGSELKNLYLPVTFVDRIRTLTTPAGPRP from the coding sequence ATGCCTTCCTCGCGCTTCTCCCTGCTCGTCCTCCTCCTCGCTCTCTGCCTGCTCACGGCCTGTGCGGGCAAGCGCGTGCCCACGCGCGACGGCAGCCTGCCTTCGTGGATGCAGACCCCGCAAGACCTGCGCGCCTTCCCGCAGGACCTCGAGGTCTTCGCCCGCGAGGCCGGCCCAGACCGCCGCATCGTGGATGCGGAAACGCAGGACGCCATGAACGCCGCCTTCGACCGTATCTTCTTCGGCCCGTGGGACATGGCGAAAACGAGCATCCGCAAGCGGGACGTGGCGGTATTTTTCCGCAAGGCGCGCGGTTTTCGCGCGGACGGCAGCCGCTGGAGCCAGCCGGAATGGGACGCCATGGCGGCCGGCGCGCATCTCGGCACCTATCCCTCGCGGGCGGCGCACGCCGTCACCGTGCGGGCCACGGACCTGCGCGAGCTCCCCACGCACGAGCCCCGCTTTTCCGAGCCCACGCCGGACCCCAAGGCCAATCCCTTCGACTATTTCCAGTATTCGCTCCTCCCGCCGGGGACGCCGCTGCTCATCGCCCACGCCACACGGGACGAGCGCTGGTATTATGTGGAGTGCCCGGTGGCCGGCGGCTGGGTGGATGCCAATGACGTGGCCCTGGTGGACGCCGGGTTCAAGCGCCTCTGGCGGCGGGGGCGCCACGCGGCACTCGTGCGCGACAGGGTGGCGCTGCCCGGAGCGCCTGGCGCTGCCCCGGCGGCCGGGGGCGAGGCCGGCATCGGCGCCGTCTTCCCGCTGGCGGCCGTGCGGCCGGACGGCGGTTGTGACGTGCTGGTGCCCTTCAGGGGCGCGGACGGCATGGCGGCGAGCGCCGAGGTGTCCCTCCCCGCGGGCGCGGCCGCGCCCAAGCCGCTCGCGCTCACGCCCGGCAACGTGGCCAGGGTCGGCAACGTGATGATGGGCCAGCCCTACGGCTGGGGGGGCATGTTCGGCGAGCGCGACTGCTCGGCCCTCACCCGCGACCTGTTCACGCCCTTCGGCATCTGGCTGCCGCGCAACTCCGTGGCGCAGGCCCGGCGCGGCGCCGTGGTGCCGCTGGAGGGCCTTTCCGCGCGGGAGAAGGAAGCGCGCATCCTCGCGGACGGCGTGCCCTTCCTTAGCCTCGTGGGCATGCGCGGGCACATCATGCTCTATGTGGGCGCCTGGAAGGGGCGCCCGGCCATCTTCCACAATGTCTGGGGCGTGCGCGTGGTGGAGGACGGCAACGACAACGCCCGCTGCGTCATCGGCAGGGCCGTGGTCACATCCCTGACGCCCGGGAGCGAGCTCAAAAACCTCTACCTGCCCGTGACTTTCGTGGACCGCATCCGCACCCTGACCACCCCCGCCGGGCCGCGGCCGTGA
- a CDS encoding dephospho-CoA kinase, whose translation MTSLEHAVTPGEAGERLDRILGASQPGLSRGAVQKAIRAGRAFVDGAPVSAPDFRPRAGQVLRLEVAAAASPLAPEAGELTIVHEDRDFIVCNKAPGLTVHPCPSCPEHTLVQRLIARFPELSRLDGERPGIVHRLDKDTSGLMVVALTEPARLALTEAFAQREVSKEYLALVDGLAPEEGECREPLGRHPTLKTRMAVVPEAKGGKPAHTRWRRLWHAPDGSASLLAVRIFTGRTHQIRVHMAHAGHPLLGDAVYAPARVRARAPRQMLHAWRLSFRHPLGGEPLAFTAPPPADFIAAILDTTRRMRRIVVTGNPGSGKSALAEALAAHGLPAFSADADVATLYARGGEAAAWLAPMKGDLVLAPDGGVDKAALMAALAGDAALRAELERVVHGLVRRDLERFWEAAEKTGAPAAVAEVPLYFECGWDTAFTPKPVTVGVACPRETRWERMAAHRHWGEEKMATLESWQWPEARKLAACDIRVDNTGTPEELAAHAGALLDNLAARRRDEEAALAEHLQKLWAGPAPQV comes from the coding sequence GTGACGAGCCTTGAGCATGCCGTTACGCCCGGGGAGGCCGGCGAGCGCCTTGACCGCATCCTGGGAGCGTCGCAGCCCGGCCTCTCGCGCGGCGCGGTGCAGAAGGCCATCCGGGCTGGGCGCGCGTTCGTGGACGGCGCCCCGGTCAGCGCGCCCGACTTCCGGCCCCGCGCCGGGCAGGTGCTGCGCCTAGAAGTGGCGGCGGCTGCGAGCCCGCTCGCCCCGGAAGCCGGCGAGCTCACCATCGTCCACGAAGACCGCGACTTCATCGTCTGCAACAAGGCGCCCGGGCTCACGGTGCATCCCTGCCCATCGTGCCCGGAGCATACCCTCGTGCAGCGGCTGATCGCGCGCTTCCCCGAGCTCTCGCGCCTCGACGGCGAGCGGCCGGGCATCGTGCACCGGCTGGACAAGGACACCAGCGGGCTCATGGTGGTGGCCCTCACGGAACCCGCGCGCCTCGCCCTCACCGAAGCCTTCGCGCAGCGCGAGGTCAGCAAGGAATATCTCGCCCTGGTGGACGGCCTCGCGCCGGAAGAGGGCGAATGCCGCGAGCCCCTGGGGCGCCACCCCACGCTCAAGACCCGCATGGCCGTGGTGCCCGAGGCGAAGGGCGGCAAGCCCGCGCACACGCGCTGGCGGCGCCTGTGGCATGCGCCGGACGGCAGCGCCTCCCTGCTCGCCGTGCGCATCTTCACGGGCAGGACCCACCAGATCCGCGTCCATATGGCCCATGCCGGCCACCCCTTGCTCGGGGACGCCGTCTATGCACCGGCCCGGGTGCGGGCCCGCGCGCCGCGCCAGATGCTCCACGCATGGCGGCTCTCCTTCCGCCACCCGCTGGGCGGCGAGCCGCTGGCGTTCACCGCGCCCCCGCCCGCGGATTTCATCGCCGCCATCCTTGATACCACGCGCCGCATGCGGCGCATCGTGGTCACGGGCAACCCGGGCAGCGGCAAATCCGCCCTGGCCGAGGCGCTTGCGGCCCACGGACTGCCCGCCTTCAGCGCGGACGCGGACGTTGCCACGCTCTACGCCCGCGGCGGCGAGGCGGCGGCGTGGCTCGCCCCCATGAAAGGCGACCTCGTGCTCGCGCCGGACGGCGGCGTGGACAAGGCTGCCCTCATGGCGGCGCTCGCCGGTGACGCCGCCTTGCGCGCGGAGCTGGAGCGTGTGGTCCACGGCCTCGTGCGTCGTGACCTCGAGCGTTTCTGGGAAGCGGCGGAAAAGACCGGCGCGCCGGCTGCCGTGGCGGAAGTGCCGCTCTATTTCGAGTGCGGCTGGGACACGGCCTTCACCCCGAAGCCCGTGACCGTCGGCGTCGCCTGCCCGCGCGAGACGCGCTGGGAGCGCATGGCCGCGCACCGCCACTGGGGCGAGGAGAAAATGGCGACCCTGGAGTCGTGGCAGTGGCCCGAGGCGCGCAAGCTCGCCGCCTGCGACATCCGCGTGGACAATACGGGCACGCCCGAAGAGCTGGCGGCCCATGCCGGGGCCCTTCTCGACAACCTCGCCGCGCGCCGCCGTGATGAGGAAGCCGCGCTCGCCGAACACCTCCAAAAGCTGTGGGCCGGGCCGGCCCCTCAGGTCTAA